Sequence from the Strix uralensis isolate ZFMK-TIS-50842 chromosome 1, bStrUra1, whole genome shotgun sequence genome:
AGCACTTCTACTGAGACCAGAGacttctccatattttttttttttttcaatggttCAGAAAACAGCCTGGGAATTTTATAAGCATGGGCTTTTCCACTAGACAGAGAAAACCCTGCATTTGATTTACTTTTACACATCACCACTGCTAAGAAAATGTACTTAAAGAACTAGAGGACTTGAAATTATGTATTAAAGAAACTAAGGAAAGACACGTCTATGTTTCTGTTCTCTGTATATAGCCAATCTTACAACTGTTACTGCATAGGAATAGCTTTACTGACAGTGATGAGAGAATTTCACTCTGCGAGTGAGCTCCACAAGTTTGTGTCATGTGTGTAGATCTGATTTACAAATGCTAATGATTGCAacttttaacttaaaaaattttcaaaggtTTCCATTTGGAACTGTGAATTCACTTCATTtcaataaacaaaattaattttgagctagaaaaggcagcaaaacgcaataagctttttttttgtttatttatattcccctctaatatatatttttatttaatgtggtAAAAGGCAAAATTAATACTTTGTGCCAAGTTTCAGACAAGTGTGAAATTTCAGGGCTTATTAGGTTATTAAGCTTCTGAAAAAAGGATTTATGTTTATAAAAGAAGTGCTGACGCAACCTGAACTCTGGGCAGTGGTAATGCCACCACAACAGCATGGTTCATATGCAGTGTGAACAGCCCAGATTACTTTATTctaataaaatgaaagatttaaaactgaggaaattatttcaaagaatcaTATTTCTAGTGCTGTCATGTTTGCAGTCACATTTGGGTTTAAATGATGGGAAAACATGAATCTATTTATATATTCTCAAATTACACCCACAAAACAGGATCCCAGAGAAATTCTCACAAACAGGGTTTGCAAGAATGCAACAGAAGTGTGAGTAGGTAGGTGTGTGTGCCTAGACGGATTATATATGTAATCAACATGTAAAGCTCTGTAatgctgaaaataataaaatgttgtgAATGTGTAAAGGTGGAAAGTGCATTTTACATGGATAATCTGCCCTAGTTCCTGTTCTTATTTTTGGAAAGCAATCAGCTCTTCGTGAGAACTCAGCACCACGCTGAGCCACCCTGGGGCTTTTCATGGCCCAGCCCTTCACTTTGCATTATCATCTGTTAGCAGCCACATCCTGTGCAGACTGATTCATTACAGCCAAGAAAGGCACCGAGAACAGGAGACCCTCTGAATCCTGAGGTCTGAAATCACTGTAACATACTTCTCTCGCTGTACTATATAAAATAAAGCTATCTCTTCAAAGGAATTTCCAGCCATTTTTGTTACTATTCCaaataaaagcttattttaagaTGATGTGTTATTTTAACTCAAGATCTTTGCATATCATCTTTACTTGAAAACTTTCATATACCTGATTTGGAAGACCATGTATTCATCCCAATTTAATTCAAACATAAAACCGAATAATTTTGAGTACTTTTGCTTAATAGCTATGgtcaaatgcaaacaaaattcaGGTACAGATGATccagtttataaatatttattcaccGATGAATATGAaacacattattattttaaactgtggtaatattttttttcctgtgaagctGGAGTTCATGCAGTCAGAGATAATACAGTATGTTGAACTTGTATTTTTAAACTCTCAAATGCATCACTTCTGAAATGGTACGTTTTCCTGATGCCTAACTATTGAACACAAATATGTTACAAGTCAATTGATAAATCCAAATTAGTTATAGTCTATTACTTTCCATTACactgtatttctgtaatattttaatacCTCACAGCACGTGTAAGCATGAATTTAAATGTAAGAGCAACTATGAGATTCTTGCTTTACACATAGATGAAGAGATTTCAGGGATAAAATGACCAGCACTCCGTAGCTGGGCTGGACCAATCTTCAGTCTTAAACTTCCAGCTTTCAGCATTAACTCCAGTATTTAAAATCATGTAGTTTGGtgcatttgttttaaagttgCGATGTACAGCTGAGTCTATATAAAGAATTTTTCCAAACAGTCCTCTATCGTGATTACAGCAATAGCGGGACATAAGCAACCATTGTATATAAAAGCAAGTTATGACGGAGTGGCAGAGATACAATTGCTGAATCATATAGAAATATAGTTTGCTGGTACCAGTGCTACCATAGCACACAGTAATGCATGTGTATTGATGTGGCAATAGGAGATCTGTCAAAAATCATCAGTGTGGGCTCAGTCCATGAATCCCAGTTGTCTCCAGCATAACTTGACTGATTATAGCTGAATTACAGTGACTTTAAACGTACAGGTCAAATTTCTAAGCTAATTAAAATCAGGGAGGCTAGTATTTCTCAGGTTAGCACAATTCATCTCCTATACAAAATACAGTATAATCAAGAAAAATGGACTATATATCTCTGATTCAAAAAGAAACTCAACAGCTGGAGTTTAAGGGAAATAGTGCTACTAATAATCTGTAGATTGCCATTTTACTGTATCACTTGTAGCACGAACCAAATAGGAATAAATTGTGTTTGCTGAGACATTGATACATTAATCTATGTTTCACAAAGAATCAAGTTTCTTTGAGAAACTAAATTGACCACAGAAACACCTCAAATAGCTAAAAACATACATCATGGATATATAAATGCAGTCTTACTGTGGAGACGCTACGCTTACAGTCTGCAAATGGTTGAAGGCATCTTAGAGATCATCATGCAACTGGTGTCAAAAAAACAGCGGTAGCCCATGCCTACAATGGCATTCAATAATTGTAAGACCAGCAGAGTTCAGCTAAtgttagaaataagaaaatatttttagaaaatttccCTCTTTTAGGTTACTAAGTCCGTGTTAAGCCAGCTTTACAAGAAGACTGGTTTTAGCTAACCAAAGTCACTGCAGCAGCGGTGAACACTCTTTCCTGACCCTCTTCACTCACGAACTCATCCTTGTAACACCCGACTCAATGACGTTCCAGTATCAAAACCTGTTAAAGCTTTCAGGACAAATGACATTGGAATGGGAAAGGGATGAAAATGTTATGCTCCAAAGGAAATTATTCTTATTTATCATTCATAAAGTGGTAACATAAGATAAGCAGTTACAGGGTTGGTGGCATCTCTGGACTGTGTGTGGTGTCTGGAGGTATCAGGCTTCACACCTTTACCTCATGTGACCTAAATTCTACCAttctgctatttttagaagagaCCTTGAAATACAGCAGCCTTTGAGCCAGCCAGGAGCCGTCAGCACATTTAACAAGGCTCAACACCCCTGCTAACCTTCTCCTTTGTCAGTGCACTCCGAGATTAATGCGGCGATTAGGTGGCTTTCTTAAATGAGGTATTGTTTCATTTCAGCAATAGGAAAACTACAGTGCATAaaacaataaagattttaaaccaATTCAGCAGCCTAAAAGCATATCTATTTCCCTTAAGGCTCGATGTATTTTGAAAAGCTAGGAAGACCCCACAGTTTCAAatcttctcttcctccacatACCCCGCACCCAACAACTGTACTTGACTTTCTCCTTTCTAACTATTCTGTCATCTTTAGCTCTTAATTCTGATTGAACAGCTGTGTAAATATATAATCTTCACAGCTCAGGGATTATCATCTCTTACCTTCCTGAGCTGTTTGCAAGCAGGTATTTAGTCTGGAAGCACTGTCTGgcttccctgcctgttttttctCCTTAGATTTTGGGTTTGCCTTTGAATAAATTCAGTATGTGACTACTTGGTGACTGTGCCACTCGCCAGGCCCAGCGGCAAGCAGGCCGGCTGCAGGCAGCGTCCCCCAGCCACCACACGGGTACCTGCAGCCACTCATAGCCAGCACCAATAAAACAGGGCACTGGCAGGGAGAAACTCAAGTCCTTAATTCGctgcttgggatttttttcagctaGCTCTTTGAAACTGCATTTTTGCTTCTTTACAGCTGGTTTAAGAAGCCTGACTAATGCTATGAAGAAAGGCAAGGTTACCAGCTATGTATCAGCCCTTTATTTTGTTCTCAGATAGGTAGGATGGCTGTGGGAGCCCATATGACAACCCCAGGCATAACCCTGCTGCGAAGTCACACCGTGTATTTCCCTTTAGTTTAAAAACACACTCAAGAGTTTatccacacagctctgcagtcTTGTACTGCTCCTAAAAATAATCACAGCCTACAGAGCAGCATGAGAGGGGCCGGCCTTCACATACCTATGTCAGTcaggattaaagaaaataaaaaaataaatgctttccttATTCCCCAGAGTAAGCAAACAGAAGACAATGCCCATTCACAGCTCCCCTACACATCCCTTGCAGTACTGACAAGAATTGTTTTTAGCTCAGGGACACGAAGCTACGAGGTTGTAAACTGTGACCCTCTCAAAAGATGAGTCACCCACCAGTAAAGTAACAACACTGATCCAAAAAGCACTGATTCATGCCTAGATTTCTCTCTCAGAAGAAGTTAAAGGAAGACAGCGTTACAAGCATACGTTTGCTAGCCTTCATGCATTGCAATCCACACAGCTGAATCAAGACTGCATGTTAGGGGTGGTGCCCTATATATAGTATATGCAGATTGGCTGTTTTCCACACTCTGCTTTACCAAATCCTTCTTTGCAGCATTAACGCAGTATCTAAATCCTCCTCCCATGCCAAGAATGACACTTACCTCTCAACAAAAAGTTTCAGCCAGACACTAATTAACACCCTGCTGTTTGCAAACAGATGATGATCCAAGATGCAGATAATCCCCCCCCAAGAAGGCAGAGCTGCCCTCACGCAGACCTGCTGGGGTCCAGAAGGGCTTAGCTAGCACCCACCCGACCAGACAGCTAtcagctcctggctgctctgtgaCTACCGTGTCTCTGGTAATAAACTGCTGCAGGACCAAGTGCTGTGTAAGGTGGTACAGAAGCTCCTCTCTAAATCAGGCTGGGAACTGTGGGCTGTCTGTGGGTACTGCTTTCCACACAAAAAGGATCAATCATGTCTCAATTAAACATGAAAATTTGAAGAGAGAAAGGTTTCACTTACCACCTAGCTGAAAAccattatttgtattttctcgAATGTAAATGCCCATTCAGCACAACACAACTTAAAGTGATGTCAAGAACATGAAGAACTCTCACCATCCTACAGTACTTTTTCTAGCTGAAATAGTCATAAGCTAATACACAGCTATGCAGCTAGAAAACAGAGACCAGATCCTGAGGGCTGGTTAACTTTAAATGATTGCATGTGCATAAACAGCTGAGGCAGTGCCATACCAACTTTTGTAAGCTAAGACAACAGCGATAAGGTTACAAGATCTTGTGGCTTGTTCATTTTTAACAGTGCAGCACTGATTTAAATGCACTTCCATACCTCCTTAAAGTAGAAGCAGTTAAAGATATTTAACTTTTCTAGTGCCTTGAAGAACAGTGTAATTTGTAGCCCAttttagcaaaaattattttaaaatttaagttgtGCAACTCCAACATTGTAACAAAATTACACCTGCTTATTCAGCTCCTCTCAAGATTTTCTTACACATACCAGTATTTAGGCCAGAACTGTCAATTTATTGTACAGAAGAAAGTGATCCCAGGCTGACAGAACTCTGCCAGCAGAAACTCAGTTGGCTGAGATACCAAATGCTCTACTTGCAATCACCATTTTGTTCACAGTGGAAGACTTTGTCATAGTAAGACAGAACACAGTGTCAGAGGTACAGCTACATTTGTATATTTTACTCAGTTACTGTAATATTCCAGCAAAACAGTTCTAGTACAGCTAAAGGTATAGGTTGAATATAAAACTCATCCCCCACTCAAAGTCTTCTACTTCCAAGTCAGTATTAAATATCGCATTGTAACAACAATGACATGTTAGAAAAACTACTCCCCACCCTCTCTCACATCTTCCTTCAGAGTGCTACAGATCGGTCatgtctttgtatttaaaatcATTAAGTTTTTATACACAGAAGACTTTAGAGAGACTGTCACCAGATAAACACTAGCATGTTTAATATGCAGAAAATAGTTGACTTTTTCAAGCAGGATGCCTTCTCAACTGTGCCCAATAGAAGCCTAATGAATATTCAAAATGAAGCAATTATTTGGCATCGTACAGTTTGTTTACTGCCTACGAAGAGCCAGCCTACCAGCTCACCTTCCTCAGCCTAGTAGCCCTGTGCACCTGACAGCAAAGAAAATGTTAGCCAATGTTAGACCAATTACACCCCAAATTCATAGGGCTCAGCATCACTTTTTCTCAAGACTGACTGTCAGTAACCTACATTTTGATGTGCCATCAGTTACAtaaacagacatgaaaaaaaaaaacaggtttgaAAGAGAGTATCTAAACTTCTCTCTCAAACTTAGCCATTTCGATTTGCAGGCTAAATGAAGTTTGTCTTGTCTATGTTCGGGTCCTGAAACTAATTAGAAGTTTTCACATTCTACTCACTGCTGTAAAAGCCTAGGAGGAAATTCACCCAAGGTTTAAAGTACACGTGAATCCCTCAGACAGCTTCTGACATATGATCCTGAAGATACTAAATTAAGTACCACCTGTGAGTACATGTGATAAATGCCCAACATCGCCTATTAAATATTGCACGTAACACAAAATAGGTTCAGCCatataaaagatttttcaaattaTGCAAGATCCATCGCTTCAGAAAGGAGTCACTGCAGttaatatttcttctgtgaaTATACAGACATGCCACTGATTTAAAGTTTTTAATGAGATACCTGCAATTTATAACACTGTGACATTTATGAGCCTCACCACATTTATAACTTTGGTTTTCAACAGAAACAGTTCTACTGTTATTAGCATCACGTGCACAGAGGCTGGTAAGAACATACCACTGCAGTACAAGAAGTCAGACACCTTCTCTCTGCAGGCTTGTTTTGAATTGTTTATTGAGGTTTAAGAAGTCATCCACATTTCTATAAATATAGACATTACTTGAGTAAGTGACTTACAATGTCACCAGTGCAGGTACATATATAACCAACATACAAAAGCTCCACTGGAAGCTACTTCAGTTTATTCAAAAAGGACcaagatgtcattaaaaaaaacagctgTCACTTTCAGTTATTGAAGACACTAAAGTGCATTTTTGGTTACCTCCCGGACAAACAGCTGCTGGttaaaaagtttgattttttttttaatatacctaAGTTACATTGATTGACATTCATGTTTGTAGCTGTCATCCTCCTGATACATGGCAGCAGGTAAGAAAAGTGTATTACTTTGCTGGTTGAGTAAGAGGAGGAAAtagatttagctttttttttttttactcttcttggggtttttttggttttttttttttaatccggTATTTCCAACAAAAGTTTAAAGAGAATCTAACATTCTGAATTTTTACAGCACCACTAAAGTTAGTCTTAAAAATCCAGGCTCTGTTTTAGCCCTTTTAATTGCTAGCCAAGTATCTAAAGAGTCACTTGAAGCTCTGTACCAGTAAGAAAAACTACCCTCCCTTTTCCGTCAAGCACTATCCTGCCCAGTTAACACTGTTTGCACACTCTGTAAACAAGAACAGCTTAAAGCATAATTAAAGCAGAACACAGGCCCATCTTGAAAatcttcttcccccctcccccccctcaaCCCCCAGTAGTGTCAAATGTTTGAGTGTATAAAGCATTATTACATTCCTAACCACAAAATACTTTAAGAGTCACAATAAAAAAAGCATACGTTGAAAGTGACATAGCAATACCACTTTAATAAAATGGGGTACTTCGGGAAGATACAAGATGTGCTCTGCTAATTCTAACTCCATCTTTACTTCATTATAAATTTGTTTTATTGCCAGAAAAGTCACCAGTAGAGCAAAGAATGCTGCACTGGTTAGAACCACAGCAGCCAGAGTTGTTCTTTATAGCTCCTTTACTGCAATTAATTTACTTTTAACTTGATAGTAGGAGGACATAATACTCATAATCCAGAAATAAATTACTAATTTTGAGTAACAGTTTAAACCTGATTAGCACTGTATAATGAGGAATGGCtacttctaaaaaataaaaaccttacaTACCAAAAACATGCTATACGTTGGGAAACCACTTTTTCATGCTCCAGCATGTTGTTTACATTTTTTACTTGtcaaaaaagtctttcttttatcatttGAAGAATCCACAGCACTTGAAATTTCAAGTATTTGAACTGAACAGGATTCAAATTCAAAgtgccaaattaaaaaaaaaaaactacacaTGTAGCCAAGCTTTCATAGAAATCCCCAAACAAGGTAAAAAACAGCCTCTCAAAATAATGGGTTACTAGCTTCATAcatgtttttaaagctgtataATGTTCACCTAAACACTCCACTTACGAgcattaaaagtttaaaaacacaGAACACCTTCAATGCAAATTGCTTGCAGAGGGCACCCTCAAACATATGAACACAACACTAAGCAGAAAACCCTCATTTTATTTGGCTATTTAGACATCCATGTCACATATACCCACCCATCCATTTCCTGATAGTATTACATCATCTATTAGGGCTTCTGAAATAATGCAGAGCCATAAAACTCAGAAGagactagtttaaaaaaaaaaaaaaaaagttccgTAACTGCACAGCCTTCCACACGGCAAGGTTGTGCAATTGATTGTTTAACGTAACTATGCTTAACGGCATCCAAACAAGCAGGCCTGGGTTTGGAAGCTGTCTTATGTCAAATTTTGACCAAGTAACTACTCTAACATAGAAAGGTCAAAATAGaactcatctcttctttttctgctgccTCAACATTTTCCTTCGCTTAATTATCATATCATGTAGTTTCTCCAGTCCCTCTTTGAGTCCATCTCCAATGATTGCACAGGTAGGCTGCAAATGCCAGGGAGTTGAAGAACTCAGCTCGCTCATCGCTAACATTTTCTCAATttcagaaagggagagagagttCCTTAAGTCCTGCTTGTTAGCAATGATAAGGACAGGCACTCCTTGATTTTCAGATATCCTAGTGATCTTATGAAGTTCTGTTTTGGCCTCCTCCATTCTCTCAACATCGACAGAGTCCACCACAAACACAATGCCATCGGTGCACCTTGTGTACGACTTCCACAGCGGCCTCAGCTTCTCCTGGCCGCCTACGTCCCAGAAGTGGAAAGTGACCGTTTTCGAGTTGCCCAGCGTCACTTTGATTTTCTCCGTATTAAATCCTTTAGTGGGGACAGTGTTGACGAACTCATTGAACTGCAGTCTGTAGAGCACCGTCGTCTTTCCAGCGGAGTCCAGTCCCAAGATGACAATGTGGAAACTCTGGAACgagggcaggctggagaggatcGGCGTCTGGTCCGAGAGTCCATTCCCCATTGCCAGCAGGGGAGGT
This genomic interval carries:
- the ARL4A gene encoding ADP-ribosylation factor-like protein 4A isoform X2, which encodes MGNGLSDQTPILSSLPSFQSFHIVILGLDSAGKTTVLYRLQFNEFVNTVPTKGFNTEKIKVTLGNSKTVTFHFWDVGGQEKLRPLWKSYTRCTDGIVFVVDSVDVERMEEAKTELHKITRISENQGVPVLIIANKQDLRNSLSLSEIEKMLAMSELSSSTPWHLQPTCAIIGDGLKEGLEKLHDMIIKRRKMLRQQKKKR
- the ARL4A gene encoding ADP-ribosylation factor-like protein 4A isoform X1, whose protein sequence is MTQRPGEQSEDPSLARRRTSPREPAPARGSLLSPPLLAMGNGLSDQTPILSSLPSFQSFHIVILGLDSAGKTTVLYRLQFNEFVNTVPTKGFNTEKIKVTLGNSKTVTFHFWDVGGQEKLRPLWKSYTRCTDGIVFVVDSVDVERMEEAKTELHKITRISENQGVPVLIIANKQDLRNSLSLSEIEKMLAMSELSSSTPWHLQPTCAIIGDGLKEGLEKLHDMIIKRRKMLRQQKKKR